A genomic segment from Nicotiana sylvestris chromosome 1, ASM39365v2, whole genome shotgun sequence encodes:
- the LOC104249264 gene encoding uncharacterized protein isoform X2, translated as MGIMEGYKDTCITPLTDFSTTNEMVGCSSLNYGRSQRKEGPINENESMNIQKGREGRRKMAEMYSVLQSLETRQNIVAESTDYIKRLEQEIVRLENLKKSFLVDKPALSQCRNRVSSVNVTVLKGLAFFGIQFQLSQGLMTKIFCVLDKHQAEVLAANISVSDHRIATLTITVMIGHNKSDIVENIQRELFLV; from the exons ATGGGTATAATGGAAGGGTACAAAGATACTTGTATTACGCCATTGACGGATTTTTCTACTACGAATGAGATGGTGGGTTGTAGCTCATTAAATTATGGGAGAAGTCAGAGAAAAGAAGGTCCTATTAATGAGAATGAGAGTATGAATATACAGAAGGGACGTGAGGGAAGAAGGAAAATGGCTGAGATGTATTCTGTGCTTCAATCCTTG GAAACAAGACAGAACATTGTGGCAGAGTCTACAGATTACATCAAGCGCCTAGAGCAAGAAATAGTAAGGTTGGAGAATTTGAAGAAGTCATTTTTGGTTGATAAACCAGCTTTATCTCAATGTAGAAACAGGGTTTCCTCTGTTAATGTCACTGTCTTGAAAGGATTAGCATTTTTCGGGATCCAATTTCAGCTAAGTCAAGGGCTTATGACCAAGATTTTCTGTGTTCTTGACAAGCATCAGGCTGAGGTTTTGGCTGCTAATATCTCTGTAAGTGATCATCGGATAGCGACATTGACAATCACAGTAATGATAGGACATAACAAAAGCGATATAGTAGAGAATATTCAGAGAGAATTATTTCTTGTTTAG
- the LOC104249264 gene encoding transcription factor bHLH67-like isoform X1 — protein MGIMEGYKDTCITPLTDFSTTNEMVGCSSLNYGRSQRKEGPINENESMNIQKGREGRRKMAEMYSVLQSLVPTLSHVHKETRQNIVAESTDYIKRLEQEIVRLENLKKSFLVDKPALSQCRNRVSSVNVTVLKGLAFFGIQFQLSQGLMTKIFCVLDKHQAEVLAANISVSDHRIATLTITVMIGHNKSDIVENIQRELFLV, from the exons ATGGGTATAATGGAAGGGTACAAAGATACTTGTATTACGCCATTGACGGATTTTTCTACTACGAATGAGATGGTGGGTTGTAGCTCATTAAATTATGGGAGAAGTCAGAGAAAAGAAGGTCCTATTAATGAGAATGAGAGTATGAATATACAGAAGGGACGTGAGGGAAGAAGGAAAATGGCTGAGATGTATTCTGTGCTTCAATCCTTGGTCCCTACTCTCTCCCACGTCCATAAA GAAACAAGACAGAACATTGTGGCAGAGTCTACAGATTACATCAAGCGCCTAGAGCAAGAAATAGTAAGGTTGGAGAATTTGAAGAAGTCATTTTTGGTTGATAAACCAGCTTTATCTCAATGTAGAAACAGGGTTTCCTCTGTTAATGTCACTGTCTTGAAAGGATTAGCATTTTTCGGGATCCAATTTCAGCTAAGTCAAGGGCTTATGACCAAGATTTTCTGTGTTCTTGACAAGCATCAGGCTGAGGTTTTGGCTGCTAATATCTCTGTAAGTGATCATCGGATAGCGACATTGACAATCACAGTAATGATAGGACATAACAAAAGCGATATAGTAGAGAATATTCAGAGAGAATTATTTCTTGTTTAG